One Oncorhynchus masou masou isolate Uvic2021 chromosome 2, UVic_Omas_1.1, whole genome shotgun sequence genomic region harbors:
- the LOC135552776 gene encoding uncharacterized protein LOC135552776 — MVPASPFSSVPLHAASPFSVPLHAASPFTHWRPPSRSVPLHAASPFSVPLTQRPPYTASPFTAASPFTASPFSRSVPLTASPFTQRPPSRSVPLHAASPFTQRPPSRSVPLHAASPFTQSPFTQRPPSRSVPLHAASPFPSVPLHAASPFTQRPPSRSVPLHAASPSHSVPLQRPPLASPFTERPPSRSVPLHTASPFTQRPPSHSVPLHSVPLYTASPFTQRPPSRSVPLHAASPFSVPFTQRPPAASPFTQRPPYSASPFTQRPPSHSVPLHTASPFTQRPPSHSVPLPAASPFTQRPPSRSVPLTQRPPSQRPPSRSVPFTQRPPSRSVPLHAASPFTQRPPSRSVPHAASPPASPFTQRPPSRSVGPFTQRPPSRSVPLHAASPFTQRPLHAASPFTQRPPSRSVPLYSASPFTQRPPSHSVPLHAASPFTQPSPLTQRPLYAASPLTQRPPLRSVPLSVPLYAASPLTQRPPLLSVFTQPPLRSVPLYSASPFTQRPPSRSVPLHAASPFSVPLTQRPPSRSASPFTPASPFTQRPPYAASPFTQRPPLRSVPLHAASPFTQSPFSVPLYSVPLHAASPFTQRPLHAASPSRSVPPSRSVPLHAASPFTQRPPFHAASPFTQRPP; from the exons CGTCCCCCTTCAGCAGCGTCCCCCTTCACGCAGCGTCCCCCTTTAGCGTCCCCCTTCACGCAGCGTCCCCCTTCACGCACTGGCGTCCCCCTTCACGCAGCGTCCCCCTTCACGCAGCGTCCCCCTTCAGCGTCCCCCTTACGCAGCGTCCCCCTTACACAGCGTCCCCCTTCACTGCAGCGTCCCCCTTCACAGCGTCCCCCTTTTCACGCAGCGTCCCCCTTACAGCGTCCCCCTTCACGCAGCGTCCCCCTTCACGCAGCGTCCCCCTTCACGCAGCGTCCCCCTTCACGCAGCGTCCCCCTTCACGCAGCGTCCCCCTTCACGCAGCGTCCCCCTTCACGCAGTCCCCCTTTACGCAGCGTCCCCCTTCACGCAGCGTCCCCCTTCACGCAGCGTCCCCCTTCCCCAGCGTCCCCCTTCACGCAGCGTCCCCCTTCACGCAGCGTCCCCCTTCACGCAGCGTCCCCCTTCACGCAGCGTCCCCTTCACACAGCGTCCCCCTTCAGCGTCCCCCTTTAGCGTCCCCCTTTACTGAGCGTCCCCCTTCACGCAGCGTCCCCCTTCACACAGCGTCCCCCTTCACACAGCGTCCCCCTTCACACAGCGTCCCCCTTcacagcgtccccctttacacagcgtccCCCTTCACGCAGCGTCCCCCTTCACGCAGCGTCCCCCTTCACGCAGCGTCCCCCTTCAGCGTCCCCTTTACGCAGCGTCCCCCCGCAGCGTCCCCCTTCACGCAGCGTCCCCCTTACTCAGCGTCCCCCTTCACACAGCGTCCCCCTTCACACAGCGTCCCCCTTCacacagcgtccccctttacacagcgtccCCCTTCACACAGCGTCCCCCTTCCcgcagcgtccccctttacacagcgtccCCCTTCACGCAGCGTCCCCCTTACGCAGCGTCCCCCTTCACAGCGTCCCCCTTCACGCAGCGTCCCCTTCACGCAGCGTCCCCCTTCACGCAGCGTCCCCCTTCACGCAGCGTCCCCCTTCACGCAGCGTCCCCCTTCACGCAGCGTCCCCCACGCAGCGTCCCCCCCAGCGTCCCCCTTTACGCAGCGTCCCCCTTCACGCAGCGTCGGCCCCTTCACGCAGCGTCCCCCTTCACGCAGCGTCCCCCTTCACGCAGCGTCCCCCTTCACGCAGCGTCCCCTTCACGCAGCGTCCCCCTTCACGCAGCGTCCCCCTTCacgcagcgtccccctttactcagcgtcccccttcacgcagcgtcccccttcacacagcgtcccccttcacgcagcgtcccccttcacgcagc cgtcccccttgacTCAGCGTCCCCTTTacgcagcgtcccccttgacacagcgtccccctttacGCAGCGTCCCCCTCAGCGTCCCCCTTTacgcagcgtcccccttgacTCAGCGTCCCCCTTTACTCAGCGTCTTTACTCAGCCCCCTTTacgcagcgtccccctttactCAGCGTCCCCCTTTACGCAGCGTCCCCCTTCACGCAGCGTCCCCCTTCACGCAGCGTCCCCCTTCAGCGTCCCCCTCACGCAGCGTCCCCCTTCACGCAGCGCGTCCCCCTTCACGCCAGCGTCCCCCTTCACGCAGCGTCCCCCTTacgcagcgtccccctttacgcagcgtccccctttacGCAGCGTCCCCCTTCACGCAGCGTCCCCCTTCACGCAGTCCCCCTTCAGCGTCCCCCTTTACTCAGTCCCCCTTCACGCAGCGTCCCCCTTCACGCAGCGTCCCCTTCACGCAGCGTCCCCTTCACGCAGCGTCCCCCCTTCACGCAGCGTCCCCCTTCACGCAGCGTCCCCCTTCACACAGCGTCCCCCCTTTCacgcagcgtccccctttacgcagcgtcccccttga